TATGCGGGGCAGATCGTCGCGGAAATCGGTGAGCCAAGAGGGTACACAGTCCAAAGTCCCTTTAGCAGAAGCTCCTACTGCTACATTCCAACTGGCTTGAATTGCTTCATTGCTGATGCGTTGGCGAAGCCTCTCGGAACGAGAATCGCCCAGCAATACATCAACATTGAAGAACTCTTTGAAAAAGGCAGAGAAATAAGCTGGACGGTCTTCAACAATCGCTTTCATAATGCCATCGAAAACGCTTTGATCAACACCCTCTGGATTGTCGTCTGTCTTTAACAGAAACGGTGGAACGGGAGCCATCAGCACGGCTTTCTGCACCCGCTCTGAGCCGTATTTGCCAAGATAACGTGTGACTTCACCTGTTCCCATTGAGAAACCGACCAGCACGGTATTTTGCAAGTCAAGCTTGGTCATGAGTGTATTCAAATCGGCGGCGAAGGTATCGTAGTCATAGCCAGATGATGGCTGACTGGAGTTGCCAAATCCTCGGCGATCGTAGGTAATTACTCGATATCCTGCATTCAGTAAAACTAAAACCTGCTTCTCCCAGGAATGTCCGTTCAATGGAAATCCATGAATCAGAACAATCGGTTGACCTGTCCCAATATCTTCGTAGTAGAGATCGATGGTTGCAGAGTTTTCTTGACCAACGGTAATGTAAGGCATGAGAAGTTTCTCCGTTGTAAATTATGCCTCTTGTCCATAGCCACCAGGGACAAGCAGTAGGTCGAGCGGCGGTGACTGGGAGAGCGTTTGCTCTGGGGTCAAAATCGAGCCTTTGACATCCTTGACAGGTGTCTTCTCGTTCCAAAAAATATGGAAAGTAGAATTCGGGAGCCGCGAAAGGACTTCAAACGGTGCGGTAAAGTCCGTCTGATCGAGACCTGGGAAAATAATCGCACCAATGTTGAGATGTTCTCCCTCTGAGATCTAACTCCT
The genomic region above belongs to Phormidium ambiguum IAM M-71 and contains:
- a CDS encoding alpha/beta fold hydrolase; this encodes MPYITVGQENSATIDLYYEDIGTGQPIVLIHGFPLNGHSWEKQVLVLLNAGYRVITYDRRGFGNSSQPSSGYDYDTFAADLNTLMTKLDLQNTVLVGFSMGTGEVTRYLGKYGSERVQKAVLMAPVPPFLLKTDDNPEGVDQSVFDGIMKAIVEDRPAYFSAFFKEFFNVDVLLGDSRSERLRQRISNEAIQASWNVAVGASAKGTLDCVPSWLTDFRDDLPRIDVPTLIIHGDSDRILPLESTAARLPKLIKNSQLVVIPGGPHAINWTHADQINPLLLDFLQQE